A single genomic interval of Desulfurobacteriaceae bacterium harbors:
- a CDS encoding glucose-6-phosphate isomerase, whose protein sequence is MAVSLCFDYCGISPLSVEKLVKENNLKSLLNEKDAPFVKSANTNIKEIKRKLKDYKAKFDSLIVVGMGGSSLGTKAIYNTITSGEQEGRRKLLFFDNVDPTYVKRVLNSVNLEKTCFAFISKSGRTLETVVLLNIVVKKLREKNFSDLGNRFIFIGDEGNSFEGLARRFDTVFFSIPKEIGGRFSVLTPVGLVPSEFINYNIEELLKGAKDALENPEPAIKLGVCKYLHYKKGRTISVMMVYSNYLREFTEWYAQLWAESLGKDGEGQTPMKAIGTSSQHSVLQLFMDGKDDKVYQFFSIENYTEDLKLPEETEILDFIAGKKLSEIIKAEFEGTVEALYKRERPIIEIKMDSLSPYNMGYLFMIYMIATVVMAKLMGVNPYGQPAVEIGKKLAYAKLKGGDSTSY, encoded by the coding sequence GTGGCAGTATCGCTTTGCTTTGATTATTGTGGGATTTCACCCCTAAGTGTTGAAAAGTTAGTAAAGGAGAATAACCTAAAAAGTCTTCTTAACGAAAAAGATGCTCCTTTTGTAAAGTCTGCTAACACAAATATTAAAGAGATAAAGCGAAAGTTAAAAGACTATAAAGCAAAATTTGACTCTCTAATTGTCGTAGGTATGGGAGGATCTTCTCTTGGAACAAAGGCTATCTATAACACCATAACTTCAGGAGAACAGGAAGGAAGAAGGAAACTTCTTTTTTTTGATAACGTTGATCCAACATACGTAAAGAGAGTTTTAAATTCTGTTAATCTTGAAAAAACTTGTTTTGCTTTTATCAGTAAATCGGGTAGAACTCTTGAAACAGTTGTTTTACTAAATATTGTAGTGAAAAAACTGAGAGAAAAGAATTTCTCTGACTTGGGAAATCGTTTCATCTTTATAGGTGATGAAGGTAATTCTTTTGAAGGTTTAGCAAGAAGATTTGATACTGTATTTTTTTCCATACCAAAAGAAATAGGCGGAAGGTTTTCTGTTTTAACACCTGTTGGACTTGTACCTTCTGAGTTTATAAACTACAACATTGAGGAACTTTTAAAAGGTGCAAAAGATGCTCTAGAAAATCCAGAACCAGCAATAAAGCTTGGAGTCTGTAAATATCTTCACTATAAAAAAGGTAGAACAATTTCTGTAATGATGGTTTACTCCAATTATTTACGAGAGTTTACTGAATGGTATGCACAGCTTTGGGCAGAAAGTCTTGGAAAAGATGGAGAAGGACAAACTCCAATGAAAGCAATTGGAACGTCCTCCCAGCACTCCGTTCTTCAACTTTTTATGGATGGAAAGGATGATAAAGTTTATCAGTTCTTCTCTATTGAGAATTACACTGAAGATTTGAAACTTCCTGAAGAAACAGAAATTCTTGACTTTATTGCTGGAAAGAAACTTTCAGAAATAATAAAAGCAGAATTTGAAGGAACTGTTGAAGCTCTTTACAAGAGAGAAAGACCAATTATTGAGATAAAGATGGACTCCCTTTCCCCATATAACATGGGGTACCTATTTATGATCTACATGATAGCAACAGTTGTCATGGCAAAGCTTATGGGGGTAAATCCTTACGGGCAACCAGCTGTAGAAATAGGTAAA
- the mqnE gene encoding aminofutalosine synthase MqnE has translation MKKMIFKFMEDRTLENVAEKVLNGERLSFEDGVKLFKTNDILTLGRLADFVNRKKNRDFVYFIVNRHVNLTNICVGKCKFCAFRRNKGEEGAFELTIDDVLKKIESFDGVTEVHIVSGLHPEWRYEFYIELLREIKRSFPKIRIQAFTAEEIDYLSRISGKSIKEILIDLLEAGISSLPGGGAEVFSERVRKLLCPKKLSAERYLEIHETAHRLGFKTNASILYGHIETVEERVEHLLRLRDLQDKTGGFLAFLSFAYHPENTELKGKATTGFDDLKMLAVARLILDNFDHIRAFWIMLGEKLAQVSLHFGANDLDGTVVEESITHSAGATTGSYMPKERLLKLIRESGKIPVERDTLYNVLRVY, from the coding sequence ATGAAAAAAATGATATTTAAGTTTATGGAAGATAGAACCTTAGAAAATGTAGCAGAAAAAGTTCTTAATGGAGAAAGGCTATCTTTTGAAGATGGAGTAAAACTTTTTAAGACAAACGATATTTTAACTTTGGGAAGACTTGCCGACTTTGTGAATAGAAAAAAGAACAGAGATTTTGTTTACTTTATAGTAAACAGACATGTGAATCTTACAAATATTTGCGTTGGGAAATGTAAATTTTGCGCTTTTAGAAGGAATAAGGGAGAAGAAGGGGCTTTTGAGTTAACAATTGATGACGTTTTAAAGAAAATAGAGTCTTTTGATGGCGTTACAGAAGTTCACATTGTAAGTGGACTACATCCTGAGTGGAGATACGAATTTTATATAGAACTTTTGAGGGAGATAAAGAGAAGTTTTCCAAAAATCCGTATTCAAGCTTTCACTGCTGAAGAAATTGACTACCTATCAAGGATATCAGGAAAATCTATAAAAGAAATTTTAATTGATCTTTTGGAAGCTGGAATTTCTTCACTTCCTGGAGGTGGAGCAGAAGTCTTTAGTGAAAGGGTAAGAAAACTTCTATGTCCTAAAAAACTCTCAGCCGAAAGGTATTTAGAAATTCATGAAACAGCTCACCGTTTAGGGTTTAAAACAAATGCATCTATCCTTTATGGACATATTGAAACAGTAGAAGAAAGGGTAGAACACCTTTTAAGACTTAGAGATCTACAGGATAAAACGGGAGGTTTTTTGGCGTTTCTATCCTTTGCTTACCATCCTGAAAATACAGAGCTTAAAGGGAAGGCTACGACCGGGTTTGATGACCTTAAGATGTTGGCTGTTGCGAGACTTATCTTAGATAACTTTGACCACATTAGAGCTTTTTGGATAATGCTTGGAGAAAAACTTGCCCAAGTTTCATTACACTTTGGGGCTAATGACCTTGATGGAACAGTTGTGGAGGAGTCCATTACTCATTCTGCGGGAGCAACAACAGGTTCATATATGCCGAAAGAGAGACTTTTAAAACTTATTAGGGAATCTGGAAAAATTCCTGTTGAAAGGGATACTTTATACAACGTATTAAGAGTCTATTGA
- the mqnE gene encoding aminofutalosine synthase MqnE, producing MEDVILKLVKDRNLFPIAEKILGGERLSFEDGITLFNSYDLPTLGLLANYVAEKKNGKFAYFNVNVHITPTNICIGTCKFCAFRKRKGEEGAYELAVEDIVRKLEDYKKSNPSLTEVHIVGGLHPDWRYENYIEIIRVLKQTFPDIHIKAYTAEEIKYIAEKGKKTVEETLIDLIEAGLGSIPGGGGEIFEEEIRKKICPDKISARDYLEIHKTAHKLGIKSNATMLFGHIESIEDRVNHLLLLRETQDETGGFQTFIPLAFHPINTKIPNANYTTGIDELKTLVVSRLLLDNFPHIKAYWIMLGEKIAQVSLQFGADDIDGTVIEEDITKSAGARAGEFIPKERLVKLIKEAGKIPVERDTVYNPIKVYF from the coding sequence ATGGAAGATGTGATTTTAAAATTGGTTAAAGATAGAAATCTTTTTCCTATTGCGGAGAAAATTCTTGGTGGAGAAAGACTTTCTTTTGAAGATGGAATTACACTTTTTAACTCTTACGATCTACCAACTTTAGGACTTTTAGCTAACTACGTAGCAGAGAAGAAAAATGGGAAGTTTGCTTACTTTAACGTTAATGTTCACATTACACCAACAAATATTTGCATTGGTACTTGTAAATTTTGTGCCTTTAGGAAGAGAAAAGGAGAGGAAGGTGCTTATGAACTGGCAGTAGAAGATATAGTGAGAAAACTTGAAGATTACAAAAAGAGTAATCCTAGCCTTACGGAGGTTCACATAGTAGGTGGATTACATCCGGACTGGCGTTATGAGAACTATATTGAAATAATAAGAGTCTTGAAACAAACCTTTCCAGATATTCATATAAAAGCTTATACTGCCGAGGAGATTAAATACATAGCAGAAAAAGGAAAGAAAACTGTTGAAGAAACACTCATAGATTTGATCGAAGCTGGGCTTGGTTCAATTCCGGGAGGTGGGGGAGAAATTTTTGAAGAGGAGATAAGGAAAAAAATTTGTCCAGATAAAATCTCAGCAAGAGATTATTTGGAAATTCACAAGACGGCACACAAACTTGGAATAAAGTCCAATGCAACAATGCTTTTTGGTCATATTGAGAGTATTGAAGATAGAGTAAATCATCTTTTACTATTAAGAGAAACTCAGGATGAAACAGGAGGGTTTCAGACATTTATACCTTTAGCTTTTCATCCTATTAATACAAAAATTCCGAATGCTAACTATACGACAGGAATTGATGAGTTAAAGACGCTAGTTGTATCAAGACTTCTTCTTGATAACTTTCCACACATAAAAGCTTACTGGATAATGCTCGGGGAAAAGATTGCACAGGTTTCTCTGCAGTTTGGAGCGGACGATATTGACGGAACAGTCATAGAAGAGGATATTACTAAATCTGCAGGAGCAAGGGCCGGGGAGTTCATTCCAAAAGAACGCTTAGTAAAGCTAATAAAGGAAGCAGGGAAGATTCCTGTTGAGAGAGATACCGTTTACAATCCGATAAAGGTTTATTTTTAA